Sequence from the Mesorhizobium sp. PAMC28654 genome:
GCTTGGTCTGCGGACGGGGAAGGTGGCTGCGATGGCTTTACGCATCAGATTGCCGCGCGGCACGCTCAAGGTGAAAAACCTATCGCGAACTGCGTGATCACGAGCGGGACCGGCGGGTGCCCGTGTTGAAGGTAGGCTCGATCTGCTTCACCTGGTCATCTGGCGGGGATCAGCCGCACAAAGGTCAGCTGGCGGCTTGACCGACTGCTCATTGCCTCCTGCAGCGCCTTGAATCAGCAACTCGGGACCGAATGAAAGCGCCCTACCACGCAAGACTCATTCACCTGTCGTCGATCCCGCCCACTCAGAACGGTACCAACCCACGAACTTTCCCAGGCCGACTTCCAGGGAGGTTCGTGGCCTGAAGCCGAAATCCCGCTCCAAGGCAGTCATGTCGGCGTAGGTCCTTTCGACATCGCCCGGCTGCATCGGCTCAAACCTGCGGTTCGCCTTCACGCCGAGCAGTCTTTCCAGAATGTCGATGAAATCGCCAAGCCGGGCCGGCTGGTTGTTGCCGACATTGTAGAGCCGGCTCGGCGGGATATCGCCCAAAGGCGGCCTGTCGAGCACCGCGACAACGGCCTCCACAACGTCGTCCACGTAGGTAAAATCCCGCCACATGTCGCCATTGTTGAAAACCCGGATCGGCTTGCCCTCGAGCATGGCCTTGGTGAAAATCCAATAGGCCATGTCAGGCCGGCCCCAGGGTCCGTAAACCGTGAAGAAGCGCAGGCCAGTCTGCGGCACGCCGAACAGGTGAGCATAGGTATGGCTTATCAGTTCATCGGCTTTCTTCGTGGCGGCGTAGAGTGAAACAGGCCTGTCGACCTGGTCCGTCTCGCCGAACGGCACCTTGCTGTTGCCACCATAGACCGAACTCGACGAGGCATAGACCAGATGCTCGAATGCCGGCTGCGCTCGGCAGAATTCCAGCACTTCGAGATGGCCCACAATATTGGACCGAACGTAAGCCCGCGGATTGTCGAGCGAGTAACGCACACCTGCCTGCGCGGCGAGATGAACGATCTTCCTTACATCAAGCCCGGCCAAAGTGTTGGTCAGCGCATCCTGTTCGGCAATATCGATCTGATGGAATGAGAAATGCCTGTGCTCGCGAAGGCGGGCGAGGCGCCCGTTTTTCAGCGCCGGGTCGTAATAATCGTTCATATTGTCGACACCGACGACTGCCTCTCCCCTGCTCAGAAGATGTAGGCAGACATGGCTTCCAATAAACCCCGCGGCTCCGGTGACCAGTACAGGCAATGGGCTCTCCAGATACGTGACAGGGCAACCGGCGGAGCTGCCCCCTTCAGCCAACGCTATAATGGAATCCGGAAAGGGAGGCTATCGGCCCGATGGGCACTTGCAGCCGGTACGCAGGATGCCTCAGCTTGCCTCGCGCATGGCCTCGGCGGCCTGAAGGTCGACCGACACGAGCTGGCTCACGCCCTGCTCGGCCATGGTCACGCCGAACAGGCGGTTCATCCGTGCCATGGTGATAGGATTGTGGGTGATGATGACGAAGCGCGTCTCGGTGGTCCTGGCCATTTCGTCCATCAGATTGCAGAACCGCTCGACATTGTGATCGTCGAGCGGCGCATCGACTTCGTCGAGCACGCAGATCGGCGCGGGGTTGGTGAGGAAAACGGCGAAGATCAGCGACATCGCCGTCAGCGCCTGCTCGCCACCCGACAGCAGCGTCATCGTCTGCGGCTTCTTGCCAGGCGGCCGGGCGAGGATTTCCAGACCGGCCTCGAGCGGATCGTCGGACTCGATCAGCTGCAGTTCGGCCGTACCGCCGCCAAACAGATGCGAGAACAGCCGCTGGAAATGGCCGTTGACCACGTCGAAGGCGGCAAGGAGCCTTTCGCGGCCTTCGCGGTTGAGGCTCTGGATTGCCTGCCGCAGCTTGCGGATGGCCTCGATGATATCCTCGCGCTCGGATACGATTGCTTCAAGCCGGTCCGAAAGTTCCTTCTGCTCTTCCTCGGCGCGCAGATTGACGGCGCCCAACCGTTCACGCTCGATCTTCAGCCGATCCAGCTGGCGCTCGATATCACCCATTTCGGGCATCGGGCTGTCGGCTTCGAGACCGGTATGGCGGATGACGAGGTGCGGCGGCGTGTTCAGCGTTTCCTGAATACGCGCCTCGACTTCCAGCCGCCTTTCGTCGGCGGCGGTCAGCCGCTCTTCGGTACGAACACGCGTCTCGCGCGCCTCGGCGAGCGCTTGGATCGCCGATATAGCGGACTTGTCCAGTTCGGACTGCTTGTTCTCCGCCTCTTGCAGGCGATCTCCCGCCGATTTGCGCAGCGCCTCGGCCTCGGTCAACTGCGACAGCAGGGCGCGCCGCTTGGCGTCGATCTCATCAGGCGCGTCGGCAAGCCGCTCACGTTCGGCTTCGGCCTCGGCCCTGCGCTCGCCGAGCGCCTCGATCTGCGTCGAGGCGTTCTCGGCGCGCTCCAGCCAGTTGCGGCGTTCCGCTCCGATAGCGTCGAGCCGGCGCATACGCGCCTCGGCCTCGCGCCGCAGCCCTTCGTGAACCGCGCGTGCATCGGCAAGGGCTGCGCGGTCACCCGCGACATTGGCGGCGGCCTGTTCGAGCTGCAATTGCAGATCGCCGAGATCAGGAGCGCTCTGCAACAGCATTTCCGCCTCGGCGAACGCTGCCGACGTCTCTTCGTGGCTATCGACGATGCGCGCGCGCGACTCTTCAAGCACCGCACGCCGGCTCGACAATTCGCCGCCGGCTTTTTCGGCCTGGGCCAACACGTTGCGGGCCGCGTCCAAGCCATGCTGGGCGTCGCGCCCAGCCTGCCGGGCATTGCGTTCGGCTTCGCTGATCTGGCGAAGCGCCAGCTCGGCGCGCGCAAGCGCTTCTTCGGCATCGCGCAGGACAAGCGTTGCCTGAACCGCTTCCGCATCGAGTTCGGCCAGCCGGTTCTTCTGTGCCAACCGCTGCGCGGCGGCGGTCGGTGCGTCGGCGCTGGCGGTAAATCCGTCCCAGCGCCAGAGTGCACCCTGGCCGCTGACCAGTCGCTGGCCGGGAGAGAGCAAGGCCTGAACCCGTGATCCGTCTCCGGCTTCCACGATGCCAATCTGCGCCAATCGGCGAGCCAGTTGCGCTGGTGCGCGAACCACGCTCGCGAGGCTCCTGATGCCCTGCGGCAGAGCCGCGTCGCTGGGTTGAATTTCGCTTTGCCCCCAATGCACTGGCGCGCTGCGGTCAAGCGGAACGTCAAGGTCCTCGCCAAGGGCTGCCCCTAGTGCCGTCTCAAAGCCACGTTCGACGCTGATCTGCTCCAGAACGGAGGGGAAAAGGTCGCCGCTGGCGGCATTCAGGATCTTGGCCAGAGTACGCGCCTCGGTCTCTATGCCAGCCAGCTCCGCCTTGGTGTCCTGAACCGGCGGACGGGCCGCACTTTCGGCCGCGCGTGTCTCTATAACCGCCGCCTCGGTCTCAAGGACAGCCGTTTCGGACTCTTCGAGCAAGGCCAGTGCCTGCTCAACCAGCACCCGCTTCTCGGCGGGATCGGGCAGGCCGGCGACCCGGGAAACGATGTCGGACAGTTCCCGATCCAGTTCAGCGAGTTGACGCGCGAAGCGGTCCCGGCGCTCGGCGGTTTCACGCAGCGAACGCTCGATCTGGTTGCGCGATGCGGCCGCCTCGGCGCGCTCCGCCGTCAATGCGGAGAGTTTTGTTTCGCTCGCGGCAAGCGTCGAGGCCGCCTGTTCGAAGGCGGCCCTGGTGGTGGCTTCGCGTTCGGCGGCCCCGGCATTTTCGGAATTGAGCGAGGCCTCCTCCGTGCGAAGCCGCTCGAGAATGTCCGCGTTGTCGCGGACCATGCGCTCCTCACGGGCAATGTCGCCGTCCAGTTGCTGCAGCCGGCGGTCCAGTTCCGCCTGGCGGGCGCGGATGCGGCCGGCCTCCTCTTCGATCTGCGCCTTGGCGATCGACAGGCGCTGGAAAGCAGCAGCGGCGGCGGCTTCCGCGTCTCGCAGATCCGGCAGCCGGTGCGCGCCGATGCCCTGCTCCCTGGCCGCGTTCATCTGGTATGCGGCGCGGTCGCCAACCAGCGCGGTCGCAATGGCCAGTGCCGAACGCGCCTCGCCCTCCTGCGTCTTGGCCAGCGTCCAGCGCAGATGCAGCAGCGTCGCCTCGGCCTTGCGGATATCGGCGGACAGGTTCTTGAAGCGCGATGCCTGGCGCGCCTGGCGCTTCAGGCTTTCGATCTGGCTTTCCAGTTCGCCAACGACGTCGTCCAGCCGTTCAAGGTTTTGTTCGGCCGCCTTCAGCCGCAGCTCGGCCTCATGGCGGCGCGTGTGCAGGCCGGAAATGCCGGCCGCTTCTTCCAGCAAAGCCCGGCGTGCCTGCGGCTTGGCCTGGATGAGTTCGCCGATGCGGCCCTGCCCGACCATGGAAGGCGACCGCGCACCGGTCGACTGGTCGGCGAAGAGCAGTTGGACATCCTTGGCGCGGGCTTCCTTGCCATTGATGCGGTAGATAGAACCCGCCTCGCGCTCGATACGCCGCGACACCTGCAACTCATCCGCATCGTTGAAGGCGGCGGGCGCCGTACGGTCAGCGTTGTCGAGGAAAAGCGTGACTTCGGCCGTGTTGCGGGCCGGACGTGTCCCCGATCCGGAGAAAATCACGTCGTCCATGCCCGAAGCGCGCATGTTCTTGTACGAGCTTTCGCCCATCACCCAGCGCAGCGCCTCGACCAGGTTCGACTTGCCACAGCCATTCGGCCCGACGATGCCCGTCAGGCCGCGCTCGATGACAAATTCGCCAGGTTCGACGAAAGACTTGAATCCGAGGAGGCGAAGGCGCGAAAACTTCATTCGCGCCGCTCCTCAAGTGGGTTCCGCAAGAGTGTCTCATGGTTTTGCGGCAAAAAGCCACGGGACAGCGGAAAGCCGCGCGCGCCGAAGCGTTGCCGCGCCGGCGCTGCCGAAACGTCAGAGCAGAGGGTCGATGATGGCCGACATTTCCTCAATCGACATCGCACCTTTGTAGGTCTTTCCGTTGATAAAGAAGGTCGGTGTCGAGTCGACCTTGAATTCATTGGCGCCGCGCTTCTGAACCGATCTCACATCGTCCAGAAGTTTCTGGTCCGTCAAGCAGGCTTCGAACGACTCCTGTGTAAAACCGGCAAGCTTCGAGATTTGCAGCAGCGCATCCTTGGTATTTGACACGCCAACCCAGTTGGCCTGCTGCTTGAACAGCACGTCCACCATCGGGAAATAGTTATCCTTGGCGCAGCGCGCCAGCATGAAACCGGCCTCGGCGCTCGGGTCGAACGGGAATTCGCGCAGAATGTAGCGCGCCTTGCCGGTGTCGATGTATTTCGTCTTCAGGGCCGGGAACGTGGTCTCGGCGAAATGCGCGCAATGCGGGCAGGTCATCGAAGCGTATTCGACGATGGTGACCTTCGCGTCGTCTTTGCCGAGCTGCTTGTCGGGCAACGCGCCAGGCTTCAGCAGCTCCGCCATGTTCACCGTGCCCTGGGACTCGGGCGCCTCTACGGCGGCTGGCGTGGCAGGCTTGGCCGGGGCCGCTGGCGCATCCGGCTTCACATCCGCGGCCTTGGCCTCATCGGCGGAGTCACTGCATGCGGCGAGCAGGGCCACGGCCGGGATGGCGGCCAGCGAGGACAGGACGTTTCTGCGAGACAAGGAACGGATCATACGAATCACCTGAGAATGGTTGGATTTTGCAATGCAAAGGCTAGAAAAGGCGAGACTTGGCGCGAATTAAGGCATCGCTGTCCCCAATCCAATCGACAAATTTTACCCTGCCGATCACGAATACGCGAGAGGGTGGCCAAGGTCACTGTTTCCTTTCGCCAATAAGGGTCGCGCCCAGCCTCTCCAGCGAAGCGCGCAATGCATCATCCTCGACCTTGCCAACCGTGGCGGACAGTTTTGTCTTTTCGGCGGCGGTCAGCGGCCTGAGCGTCGGTTTCTGCCGGCCCTTGTCCGTCGTCATCGGCTTCTGCACGATCTTGATGCGGCCGATGGCGTTGAAGCCAAGGAAAGCGTTGACCCTGTTAATGATCTCGCCGGTTTCGTGCTGCAGGTGGAGTGCCGCCATGCCTTCGCAGGCGATGACCAGCACCGCCGGTTCGAACGGATCGTCCTCGTGCATGCGACGCGGCCACTGGATCTTTTCGGGGCGAGAGCGGCTGGCGAGGCGAGGACCGGCAATCTCTTCCCATGACTGGACGAGGCCGATCGAAATACCGGCCCGTTTGCGCAGCACCGGATCCAGGATCAGGATCGAAAGATCGCCGACCGGGACGGGATTGCCGAAGGACCTTCTCCCTGCCATGTACCTTCTCCAGCAAGACCTTCACCATGATTTACAGGCTAGGGCCAGTTCCCCGATCAATGGCACCGCATGACCAGACCCGCAAGGCCGTCCATCCAGATAGCGACGACACAGCATCCCGGTTGCTCGGCTGGTATGACAAGCATCACCGCGACCTGCCATGGCGCGTCCCGCCGCGCGAGCTTGCGCGGGGCGCGCGACCCGATCCCTACCGTGTCTGGCTGTCGGAAGTCATGCTTCAGCAGACCACGGTCGAAGCGGTGAAATCCTATTTCCGGGCTTTCCTGGAGAAATGGCCGACCGTCGATGCGCTGGCCGCGGCGCAAACCGACGACGTCATGAAGGCCTGGGCCGGGCTCGGCTACTATTCCCGTGCGCGCAATCTGAAGGCCTGCGCCGATATCGTCGCCCGGCGAGGCGACCGGTTCCCGGATACCGAAACGGGCCTCAGGGAATTGCCGGGCATCGGCGCCTATACGGCGGCGGCGATCGCCGCGATAGCCTTCGACCGTCCCGCCGCGGTCGTCGACGGCAATGTCGAGCGGGTCGTCACCCGGCTGTTTTCGATCGCCACGCCGCTCACCGAGGCCAAGGGCCAAATTCGCGTCCATGTCGAGCGTATGGTTCCGATGACAAGACCGGGTGATTTTGCCCAGGCGATGATGGATCTGGGCGCCACGATCTGCACGCCGCGCCGGCCGCGTTGCATGCTTTGCCCGCTGCGCGAGGACTGCAGCGCAACCATTTCAGGCGACCCCGAGCGCTTTCCGGTTCGTTTGCCGAAGGCCGAGAAACCATCGCGGCGCGGAGCCGCGTTCGTCGCGGTCAGGAGCGACGGCGCCATCCTCTTGCGCAAGCGCGTGGAAAAGGGGCTTCTCGGCGGCATGACCGAAGTGCCGACGACCGGCTGGACCGCCCGGATCGATGGGGCGACCACGGATGCCGCCGCCCCCTTCCCCGGCAACTGGCGGCGTGCCGGCAGCATTGCGCATGTGTTCACGCATTTCACGCTGGAGCTCGACGTTTTCCGTGCGGAGGTGGATGGCGACACACCTGCCGGACATTTCTGGTCGACGCCGGCTGAAATTTCAGGGGAAGCCCTACCGACTGTCATGAAAAAGGTGATCGAGGCTGAATACCGGGCGCGACCAAAAAGCAGCGCCCGCACTGAAGAGGACAAGAATGACTGAAATCCGCCACATCGTTTTCGACATCGGCAAGGTGCTGGTTCACTACGATCCCAACATTCCGTTCAGCCGGCTGATCCCAGACGAGAAGGAGCGGAAATGGTTCTTCGACAATGTCTGCACGCATGACTGGAACATCGAGCAGGATCGCGGCCGGACGTGGGAAGAGGCCGAGGCGCTGGCCATTGCCGATCATCCCGACCATGCGGAAAACATCCGCAATTTCCGCCGCCATTGGCACGAAATGGTGCCCCATGCCTATGACGACAGCGTTGCCATCATGGAGAAGCTGATCGACAGCGGCCACGACGTGACGCTGCTGACCAACTGGGCCGCCGACACATTCATTGAGGCCCGCGGCCGCTTTCCGTTCCTGGACCGCCCGCGCGGCGTCACGGTGTCCGCCGAGATCGGGCTGATCAAGCCGGATCGCAGGATCTACGACCATCACGTCGCTTCATTCGATCTCGATCCGGGTGTGTCCCTGTTCATCGACGACAGCCAGAAGAATGTCGACGGCGCTAGGGTGGCCGGCTGGCAGGCGGTGCTGTTCACAGATGCCGGGACACTTCAAGCGGATCTTGAACGTCTCGGAATCAAGGTGTGATCTGAATCGCTTCCATCAATCCGTTGATACTTTGAATCAACGCAATACCCGGCGTGCAGGGGTTCAGGCCCCTGCCCGCTCCATGCCGAGTCGGGCAATGCGGCGAAGCTCGTCGATCGGGGTCAGGCCACCGCTGCGCTCATAGTGCCAGAAGGTCCAGCCGTTGCAGGCATCAAGCCCCTGCACTTCCGCGCCGATCTTGTGGATCGAGCCGGCGCTGCCGTCGATCGCCACCGTGCCGTCGGCGCGCACCTTGGCAGCCCAACGCTTCTTGGCGTCATAGAGCGTGGCGCCCGGCACCACCAACCCGGTGTCGATGAGGCTCACGAAGGCAACGCGCGGCTCGGCGCGCTTGCCGGTAAGAACAGTCAGATCAGCCCCGTCCAGCGGCCGTACGGCATCGATGCGCTCATTGGCGGCGTCGATATAGGCCTGCTCGCGCTCGATGCCCACGAAGTGGCGACCGAGGCGCTTTGCCACCGCACCTGTGGTGCCCGATCCAAAGAAGGGATCGAGCACGATATCGCCGGGCTTCGTCGAGGCCATCATGATACGGGCAAGCAGCGCCTCCGGCTTCTGCGTCGGGTGCAGCTTGTCGCCATTGTCGTTCTTCAGGCGCTCGCCGCCGGTGCAGATCGGAAACAGCCAGTCGGATCGCATCTGGATGTCATCGTTCGACGCCTTCATGGCCTCGTAGTTGAAGGTGTAGCCCTTGCCCTTCTGGTCGCGCGAGGCCCAGATCATCGTCTCATGGGCGTTCTGGAAGCGGCGGCCACGGAAATTCGGCATCGGATTGGTTTTGCGCCAGACGACGTCATTGAGTATCCAGAACCCCAGATCCTGCATCTTGGCGCCGACCCGGAAGATGTTGTGATAGGAGCCGATGACCCAGATGGTGCCATTGGGCTTCAGCACCCGCCGCGCGGCCAGCAGCCACGCACGCGTGAAGGCGTCGTAGGCCTCAAAACTCTCGAACTGGTCCCAGTGGTCATCAACGGCATCGACCTTGGACTGGTCGGGCCGATGCAGGTCGCCATCAAGCTGCAGATTGTAGGGCGGATCGGCG
This genomic interval carries:
- a CDS encoding NAD-dependent epimerase/dehydratase family protein, with the protein product MPVLVTGAAGFIGSHVCLHLLSRGEAVVGVDNMNDYYDPALKNGRLARLREHRHFSFHQIDIAEQDALTNTLAGLDVRKIVHLAAQAGVRYSLDNPRAYVRSNIVGHLEVLEFCRAQPAFEHLVYASSSSVYGGNSKVPFGETDQVDRPVSLYAATKKADELISHTYAHLFGVPQTGLRFFTVYGPWGRPDMAYWIFTKAMLEGKPIRVFNNGDMWRDFTYVDDVVEAVVAVLDRPPLGDIPPSRLYNVGNNQPARLGDFIDILERLLGVKANRRFEPMQPGDVERTYADMTALERDFGFRPRTSLEVGLGKFVGWYRSEWAGSTTGE
- the smc gene encoding chromosome segregation protein SMC — translated: MKFSRLRLLGFKSFVEPGEFVIERGLTGIVGPNGCGKSNLVEALRWVMGESSYKNMRASGMDDVIFSGSGTRPARNTAEVTLFLDNADRTAPAAFNDADELQVSRRIEREAGSIYRINGKEARAKDVQLLFADQSTGARSPSMVGQGRIGELIQAKPQARRALLEEAAGISGLHTRRHEAELRLKAAEQNLERLDDVVGELESQIESLKRQARQASRFKNLSADIRKAEATLLHLRWTLAKTQEGEARSALAIATALVGDRAAYQMNAAREQGIGAHRLPDLRDAEAAAAAAFQRLSIAKAQIEEEAGRIRARQAELDRRLQQLDGDIAREERMVRDNADILERLRTEEASLNSENAGAAEREATTRAAFEQAASTLAASETKLSALTAERAEAAASRNQIERSLRETAERRDRFARQLAELDRELSDIVSRVAGLPDPAEKRVLVEQALALLEESETAVLETEAAVIETRAAESAARPPVQDTKAELAGIETEARTLAKILNAASGDLFPSVLEQISVERGFETALGAALGEDLDVPLDRSAPVHWGQSEIQPSDAALPQGIRSLASVVRAPAQLARRLAQIGIVEAGDGSRVQALLSPGQRLVSGQGALWRWDGFTASADAPTAAAQRLAQKNRLAELDAEAVQATLVLRDAEEALARAELALRQISEAERNARQAGRDAQHGLDAARNVLAQAEKAGGELSSRRAVLEESRARIVDSHEETSAAFAEAEMLLQSAPDLGDLQLQLEQAAANVAGDRAALADARAVHEGLRREAEARMRRLDAIGAERRNWLERAENASTQIEALGERRAEAEAERERLADAPDEIDAKRRALLSQLTEAEALRKSAGDRLQEAENKQSELDKSAISAIQALAEARETRVRTEERLTAADERRLEVEARIQETLNTPPHLVIRHTGLEADSPMPEMGDIERQLDRLKIERERLGAVNLRAEEEQKELSDRLEAIVSEREDIIEAIRKLRQAIQSLNREGRERLLAAFDVVNGHFQRLFSHLFGGGTAELQLIESDDPLEAGLEILARPPGKKPQTMTLLSGGEQALTAMSLIFAVFLTNPAPICVLDEVDAPLDDHNVERFCNLMDEMARTTETRFVIITHNPITMARMNRLFGVTMAEQGVSQLVSVDLQAAEAMREAS
- a CDS encoding DsbA family protein, which codes for MIRSLSRRNVLSSLAAIPAVALLAACSDSADEAKAADVKPDAPAAPAKPATPAAVEAPESQGTVNMAELLKPGALPDKQLGKDDAKVTIVEYASMTCPHCAHFAETTFPALKTKYIDTGKARYILREFPFDPSAEAGFMLARCAKDNYFPMVDVLFKQQANWVGVSNTKDALLQISKLAGFTQESFEACLTDQKLLDDVRSVQKRGANEFKVDSTPTFFINGKTYKGAMSIEEMSAIIDPLL
- a CDS encoding DUF721 domain-containing protein; protein product: MAGRRSFGNPVPVGDLSILILDPVLRKRAGISIGLVQSWEEIAGPRLASRSRPEKIQWPRRMHEDDPFEPAVLVIACEGMAALHLQHETGEIINRVNAFLGFNAIGRIKIVQKPMTTDKGRQKPTLRPLTAAEKTKLSATVGKVEDDALRASLERLGATLIGERKQ
- a CDS encoding HAD family hydrolase produces the protein MTEIRHIVFDIGKVLVHYDPNIPFSRLIPDEKERKWFFDNVCTHDWNIEQDRGRTWEEAEALAIADHPDHAENIRNFRRHWHEMVPHAYDDSVAIMEKLIDSGHDVTLLTNWAADTFIEARGRFPFLDRPRGVTVSAEIGLIKPDRRIYDHHVASFDLDPGVSLFIDDSQKNVDGARVAGWQAVLFTDAGTLQADLERLGIKV
- a CDS encoding site-specific DNA-methyltransferase, which encodes MSAVRLLAELSHAPQQSEWLDTILKGDCVAALDRLPEKSIDVIFADPPYNLQLDGDLHRPDQSKVDAVDDHWDQFESFEAYDAFTRAWLLAARRVLKPNGTIWVIGSYHNIFRVGAKMQDLGFWILNDVVWRKTNPMPNFRGRRFQNAHETMIWASRDQKGKGYTFNYEAMKASNDDIQMRSDWLFPICTGGERLKNDNGDKLHPTQKPEALLARIMMASTKPGDIVLDPFFGSGTTGAVAKRLGRHFVGIEREQAYIDAANERIDAVRPLDGADLTVLTGKRAEPRVAFVSLIDTGLVVPGATLYDAKKRWAAKVRADGTVAIDGSAGSIHKIGAEVQGLDACNGWTFWHYERSGGLTPIDELRRIARLGMERAGA